A genomic stretch from Dissulfurispira thermophila includes:
- a CDS encoding ATP-binding protein, with protein sequence MKNIWLSLSIRHKLASIIFLIVIALIIIIFPVTSRIIKLSLLRQQHEHLTSIKNLVIKLFEDYQSKVTNYTRLFSNDRELKDTLFYHTELAGEREHPLRAVERLFSSFDISSIELIDSKGDVVAIAEKPAVFGQNRLSDSLIRRALKGNVASGIELTDKGFLIKASAPVYYNENQIIGVITSGILLDNILLSRIKQLSNTDIVVVDSKETIISSTNADKTEIRNFSELLKDNAQEYIIVEFPLVDMSGYTIGAIKILQENKLPEIIARAHFVFFVLLVIISFVSISILFIALKKMMSPIVKLKEGAAIIGKGEFGYRIPVTTQDEFGELSKSFNSMAQSLENLHIMEERLRQSERFAAVGRFAAGIAHEINNPIGNIIGISKLMLKGELKDRDKDDIETIIKNADRCARITRDLLMYSRQSLPNKEIISVKELVNDSINAVRQKINSKDIEIKTEIADGLTDIYADPLQISQVLNNILMNAVQSIEYSGNITIEVMPLGKDMVDIVVTDTGCGMDEDVRRRVFDPFFTTKAVGEGTGLGLAISYSIVQNHGGELLVESIKGQGSTFVVRLPLRGVDGQTV encoded by the coding sequence ATGAAAAATATCTGGCTGAGCCTTTCTATCAGACATAAGCTTGCATCCATTATCTTTCTGATTGTAATCGCTTTAATAATAATAATATTTCCTGTGACTTCTCGTATTATTAAGCTCTCTCTTTTAAGACAACAGCACGAACACCTTACAAGCATAAAAAATCTCGTTATAAAGCTTTTCGAGGATTATCAGAGTAAGGTTACTAATTATACAAGATTGTTCAGCAATGACAGGGAACTAAAAGATACACTCTTTTATCACACTGAACTTGCAGGTGAAAGGGAACATCCATTAAGAGCAGTAGAGAGATTATTCAGTTCATTTGATATAAGTTCTATAGAACTGATTGACAGCAAAGGCGATGTGGTAGCTATTGCAGAAAAACCTGCTGTTTTTGGTCAGAACAGGCTATCTGACTCATTGATTAGAAGGGCATTAAAAGGTAATGTGGCATCAGGTATAGAGCTTACTGATAAAGGGTTTTTGATAAAGGCATCTGCTCCTGTTTATTATAACGAAAATCAGATTATAGGAGTCATTACATCAGGGATACTCCTGGATAACATCTTGCTGTCAAGAATAAAACAGTTGAGTAACACAGATATAGTTGTTGTAGATAGCAAAGAGACAATAATATCTTCTACAAATGCTGACAAAACTGAAATCAGAAATTTCTCTGAACTCCTGAAAGATAATGCACAGGAATATATTATTGTTGAGTTTCCACTCGTAGATATGTCAGGTTATACAATTGGTGCCATCAAGATTCTACAGGAAAATAAACTTCCCGAAATTATTGCAAGGGCTCATTTTGTATTTTTTGTATTACTTGTCATTATATCTTTCGTATCTATTTCTATTCTATTTATTGCCTTAAAAAAAATGATGTCACCAATTGTGAAACTAAAGGAAGGCGCAGCAATAATAGGGAAGGGAGAGTTTGGTTATAGAATACCTGTAACAACACAGGATGAGTTTGGCGAACTGTCAAAAAGTTTCAACAGCATGGCGCAAAGCCTTGAAAATCTCCATATAATGGAAGAAAGACTTCGCCAGTCAGAGCGATTTGCTGCTGTGGGAAGATTTGCAGCAGGCATTGCCCATGAAATAAATAATCCAATAGGAAATATTATAGGTATATCAAAATTAATGCTCAAGGGAGAATTGAAAGACAGAGACAAAGATGACATTGAAACAATTATAAAGAATGCTGACAGATGCGCAAGGATAACAAGAGATCTACTTATGTATTCACGACAGTCTTTACCTAACAAGGAGATAATATCTGTAAAGGAACTTGTTAATGATTCTATTAATGCAGTCAGGCAAAAAATCAATTCAAAGGATATAGAGATTAAGACAGAGATAGCCGATGGTTTGACAGATATATATGCAGATCCGCTACAGATAAGCCAAGTATTAAATAATATCCTGATGAACGCTGTGCAATCAATAGAATATTCAGGCAATATTACTATTGAGGTTATGCCTTTAGGCAAAGACATGGTTGATATAGTAGTTACAGATACAGGATGCGGCATGGATGAAGATGTCAGACGAAGGGTATTTGATCCATTTTTTACAACAAAGGCAGTTGGCGAAGGCACTGGCCTAGGTCTTGCTATAAGTTATAGTATAGTGCAGAATCACGGAGGGGAATTATTAGTGGAAAGCATAAAAGGACAGGGAAGCACATTTGTAGTGAGGCTTCCTTTAAGAGGCGTGGATGGACAGACAGTTTAG